In Candidatus Angelobacter sp., the genomic stretch TAACCGCGGTAGGAACGGTCTGACAACCGGGCGTTCGTGAGGAATAACGGGATTTTTTTGTCACGCAGTCGCCAGATGAAATTCGGCCAGATCTCCGCCTCCACGAGAACGACCGCCTCGGGATGTATTGTGCTCAAGGCGCGATAAACGCATTTTTTACGGTCAATGGGGTAGTAGATTTTCCCGATGTGGGAAGGCAGCTTCCGTTGCAGTTCGCCCATCCCGGTCGAGGTGGTGGTGGAAACGACGATTTTGAGATTGGGCACGCGCGGCTCCAACGCCCGGATCAGTTGCGTGCAGACGTTGACCTCGCCAACGCTTACCGCGTGCATCCACAGGACGTGACGGTTCGTTAATGCCTGCTTGAACTTTGCGTCGTAGCGTCCAAAGCGCTGGCGAAAACCTTGCCGCCAGTTGCCTCGCCGCCACATTTTCAAAAAGTAGTAGGGCGCGGAAAGGGCGAAAAAAACCGAAAATAAGATGTTGTAAAGGGAGCGCATTGCCTCACCACGACCTGCCTGTATCTGTCACAGAAGTCCGCAAGGCTGCCAAGAAAAAATCGCGGCCGGGCGGTTAGCGGCGAAAAAAGATCCACCAGACGACCAACAACATCGGCACCATGCAGGGGAGCGTAAACTTGAAAATAAAGCCGAGAAATGACGGGGTGCGGACCTTCTGCTGAACTGCGATGGATTTGACCATGAAGTTCGGACCGTTTCCGATGTAGGTATTCGCGCCAAAAAAAACCGCGCCGATGCTGATCGCCAGGATGTAACTGTTGAATCGGGGATTCCCCAGCAGAAAGGCCACTTTGATGGCATCAATGCCGGCATTCCCCGCAGCCACATCGGTGACATGATACTTTTGGAGCGCCCTCACGGTCTGTGTGATCTCTTCCGCGTGAGGGCCGGCGACGGATGAAAGATCAAGCGGGTGGGTTTGCAGCAGATGTTGCACCTGTTGGACGACATCCGGGTCGATGAAGAGCCCGAAACCGGCGCTAAGAAAGCTCAGATAGGTCGGCGCATTATCCAGCACGCTGGAGAGCGCCCCACAGCCCCAGTAAAAAGTGGCCGGCGACGGCTCGCCAAGCTTCACGGCGTTGGCCTGGAGCCAGTCCAGCGCAGGCATCATGGTCGCAAAAATACCCACGAACAAGACGGCCACCTCCCGGACGGGGTGGAAGTCAAAATGGTTCGCTTCATGGATCGTCTTTCGCGTGGTAAAATAGGAGCCGAGTGCGGCGGCGATCATCAACGTCCCGCGCATGTAGGGGGGACCGCGCAGAAACACCGCGGCCAGGATCACGGCGAGAAAGAACAGGTTCGTCGAACCCTCAAACCGCCACGTGTCGGGTGGCGAGGCAAGCCGGGAACGGATTTCCTCCGGGGCCCGCCGAAAATTGCAAGAATCGATCACATAGAACATCGCCAGCATGATACCTACTGCTGTTGCCCACATCGGCCAGCAGTGTTCGGCGACCCACCAGAAAGGAATTCCCTTCAGGTAACCGAGAAAAAGCGGGGGATCACCGACCGGCGTCAGACATCCGCCGATGTTGGAAACGAGGAAGATGAAGAACACAACGTGATGGGCCGTGATGCGATATTTGTTCATCCGCAGCCACGGCCGGATGAGCAGCATGGACGCGCCGGTTGTTCCGAGCAAATTCGCAATCACCGCGCCGACGAAAAGAAAAACCACGTTTCCCCAGGGAGTGGCTTCTCCCTTCACGTTGATGTGGATGCCGCCGGAGACGACGAACAGCGAGCCGATCAACGCGATAAAGCTGAAGTATTCAAGTGTGGTGCTCCAGACGCGCGAGTATTCCCTCAGGCCAAAAAGGTAGTACGCCACCGTGACGGCGCCGAGGGCGTACGCAACTTTCGGATAATGTTTGTGCCACCAGCTTGCAAACAGCAGCGGACCCGATGCTATTCCCGCCAGCAGAACCCCGAAGGGAAGAATCATCCACGGGTTCGGATAGACAGGATGTTCCATTGAGCAAGGCTAGAAACTCGCGTGGAACCGGGTCAACCACAAACCAAATGGGCCGCCTGATCGGCTCGCTTCACTTTGTCGCCGATGAAAGGCGAATGCGGACGAACGACATGCACATTTCGCGCTCTCCGACGCAACGAGGTTCCAGCGCCGGACAAGTCCGCTTTACCCCTGGCACGACAGC encodes the following:
- a CDS encoding sodium:proton antiporter is translated as MEHPVYPNPWMILPFGVLLAGIASGPLLFASWWHKHYPKVAYALGAVTVAYYLFGLREYSRVWSTTLEYFSFIALIGSLFVVSGGIHINVKGEATPWGNVVFLFVGAVIANLLGTTGASMLLIRPWLRMNKYRITAHHVVFFIFLVSNIGGCLTPVGDPPLFLGYLKGIPFWWVAEHCWPMWATAVGIMLAMFYVIDSCNFRRAPEEIRSRLASPPDTWRFEGSTNLFFLAVILAAVFLRGPPYMRGTLMIAAALGSYFTTRKTIHEANHFDFHPVREVAVLFVGIFATMMPALDWLQANAVKLGEPSPATFYWGCGALSSVLDNAPTYLSFLSAGFGLFIDPDVVQQVQHLLQTHPLDLSSVAGPHAEEITQTVRALQKYHVTDVAAGNAGIDAIKVAFLLGNPRFNSYILAISIGAVFFGANTYIGNGPNFMVKSIAVQQKVRTPSFLGFIFKFTLPCMVPMLLVVWWIFFRR